One window from the genome of Pelodictyon luteolum DSM 273 encodes:
- a CDS encoding exo-beta-N-acetylmuramidase NamZ family protein: MILTGLDRLLAEPDGISGRSIGLLVNQTSLTREFEYSWNALNRRGIPVRRLFSPEHGLFAIEQDQVAVGFEPETGCETASLYGSTADSLIPKKELLPDLDLIIFDIQDVGSRYYTYLNTLALLMEAVSGMGIEIMVLDRPNPLGGTAVEGPMLDPAFRSFVGIFPVPVRHGLTAGELAHLYRDYRKLDLELSVVPMEGWRRDMLFGDTGLQWVPPSPNMPTVQTAAVYPGMCLFEGLSVSEGRGTTTPFELSGAPFVHPEALAEACRSYNLPGIVFRPAWFRPGFHKFAGEAVGGIALQVSDLRSFRPFATGVAMTAALHRLYPGDVRFLRGVYEFNDTVPAFDLLAGNASVRTSIEEDLPVEAIIDSWRADEAAFSAEKQAFHIYGH; encoded by the coding sequence ATGATACTGACTGGACTTGACCGGCTCCTTGCAGAGCCGGATGGCATAAGCGGACGCTCCATAGGCCTGCTCGTCAACCAGACATCCCTCACCCGGGAGTTCGAGTACTCCTGGAACGCCCTGAATAGGCGCGGCATCCCCGTCCGGAGGCTCTTCTCCCCAGAACACGGACTGTTCGCCATCGAGCAGGACCAGGTGGCGGTGGGCTTCGAACCGGAAACCGGATGTGAAACGGCAAGCCTCTACGGCAGCACCGCCGACTCCCTCATCCCGAAAAAGGAGCTCCTTCCGGACCTTGACCTGATCATATTCGATATACAGGATGTCGGCTCCCGATACTACACCTACCTCAACACCCTCGCACTCCTCATGGAGGCGGTCTCCGGCATGGGGATCGAAATCATGGTGCTGGACCGCCCGAACCCCCTCGGGGGAACAGCCGTCGAAGGCCCCATGCTGGATCCTGCATTCCGCTCATTCGTCGGCATTTTCCCCGTCCCGGTCCGCCACGGCCTCACAGCCGGAGAGCTCGCCCACCTCTACCGCGACTACCGCAAGCTCGATCTGGAGCTCAGCGTGGTCCCTATGGAGGGATGGCGGCGCGATATGCTCTTCGGCGATACCGGTCTGCAATGGGTCCCCCCGTCCCCGAACATGCCGACCGTCCAGACTGCCGCCGTCTATCCCGGCATGTGCCTCTTCGAGGGCCTCAGCGTGTCGGAAGGCCGCGGGACGACGACCCCGTTCGAACTCTCCGGCGCTCCGTTCGTCCATCCCGAAGCGCTGGCTGAAGCATGCCGCTCCTATAACCTTCCGGGAATCGTGTTCCGGCCGGCCTGGTTCCGTCCGGGGTTCCACAAGTTTGCAGGGGAAGCGGTGGGCGGGATCGCCCTGCAGGTGAGCGACCTCCGGAGCTTCCGCCCCTTCGCAACCGGCGTGGCCATGACCGCTGCGCTCCACCGGCTATACCCCGGTGATGTCCGCTTCCTCCGGGGGGTGTACGAGTTCAACGACACCGTTCCCGCCTTCGATCTCCTTGCGGGCAACGCTTCAGTGCGGACCTCCATTGAAGAGGACCTCCCGGTTGAGGCCATCATCGACTCATGGAGAGCCGACGAAGCAGCATTCAGCGCCGAAAAACAGGCATTCCACATCTACGGCCACTGA
- a CDS encoding aminoglycoside phosphotransferase family protein — protein sequence MIEDRIRNMLGRDERSEAAITRIQGDASSRQYFRAATPNRTLIACYDPLFEGRDAAGYPFLVMHRLFSAHAVPVPEIVSADSTSGLIMQEDCGNLQLQDALAAASPETAALLYQDAVELMIRIQRIPRSTEPVPFSLSFDMEKLMFEFDFFIEHAILGYFGDWFSEGDALALRMEFEAIARLLVRPEQFVLNHRDYHSRNILIHRGRPVVIDFQDARMGLSQYDAASLLRDSYSRLPDKLVLDLQRLHHEGLASAGIHREGFDGYLRMFDIMAFQRNIKALGTFAFQMKQPGKASFEASIPPTLAYLPRYIERHRELQGAGRILQRVLEGEGR from the coding sequence ATGATCGAGGACCGCATCAGGAACATGCTCGGCAGGGATGAAAGATCCGAAGCCGCCATCACGAGGATTCAGGGGGATGCCTCCAGCCGCCAGTACTTCAGGGCTGCCACCCCGAACCGCACCCTCATCGCGTGCTACGACCCGCTGTTCGAAGGCCGTGATGCAGCAGGCTACCCGTTCCTCGTCATGCACCGGCTGTTTTCCGCCCACGCGGTTCCGGTACCGGAAATCGTTTCGGCCGACAGCACAAGCGGCCTCATCATGCAGGAGGACTGCGGAAACCTCCAGCTGCAGGATGCCCTCGCTGCCGCCTCGCCCGAAACAGCGGCCCTGCTTTACCAGGATGCCGTAGAACTCATGATCCGCATCCAGAGGATCCCCCGGAGTACCGAACCCGTCCCCTTCTCACTGTCGTTCGACATGGAAAAGCTCATGTTCGAATTTGACTTCTTCATCGAGCATGCCATCCTCGGCTACTTCGGCGACTGGTTCAGCGAAGGCGATGCCCTTGCCCTCAGGATGGAGTTCGAAGCGATCGCCCGACTGCTTGTCCGTCCTGAGCAGTTTGTGCTCAACCACCGCGACTACCACAGCCGCAACATTCTCATCCACCGGGGCAGGCCGGTAGTCATTGATTTCCAGGACGCGCGCATGGGCCTCTCACAATACGACGCCGCTTCACTCCTGCGCGACTCCTACAGCCGCCTCCCGGACAAACTCGTCCTTGATCTCCAGCGCCTCCACCACGAAGGGCTGGCATCGGCAGGCATCCATAGAGAAGGGTTCGACGGCTACCTCCGCATGTTCGACATCATGGCCTTCCAGCGGAACATCAAAGCGCTCGGAACCTTTGCATTCCAGATGAAACAGCCGGGAAAGGCCTCGTTCGAAGCATCCATACCACCGACCCTCGCCTACCTGCCACGTTATATCGAACGGCACCGGGAACTGCAGGGCGCCGGGCGGATCCTCCAGCGCGTCCTGGAAGGAGAGGGCAGATGA
- a CDS encoding metal-sensitive transcriptional regulator gives MDEDVILRLKKMGGQVEGLIRMLERGASCEQVITQFQAAKAALDKTFSLVLERNLKECMSQDDSKNVEKILKLISKQ, from the coding sequence ATGGACGAAGATGTGATACTCAGGCTGAAGAAAATGGGCGGTCAGGTCGAAGGACTCATCCGCATGCTGGAGCGGGGTGCTTCCTGCGAGCAGGTCATTACGCAGTTCCAGGCGGCCAAGGCGGCACTTGACAAGACCTTTTCCCTGGTGCTCGAGCGCAACCTCAAGGAGTGCATGAGCCAAGACGATTCGAAAAATGTCGAAAAGATTCTCAAACTGATTTCCAAACAGTAA
- a CDS encoding nucleotidyltransferase family protein, which yields MKAFVLAAGFGTRLRPLTEHLPKPLVPVMNIPGLFYTFALLKQAGITEIICNIHHHAEQIRRFIEESRLPGLCITFSEEPSILGTGGGLKRCEPLLKGGDFLLVNSDIITDIDFRALIEQHRRSQRAGTLCLYETPEAASIGMVGIEGELVRDFAGRRGTGIESSFIYTGSAVFSPEIFRHLETGFSSIVETGFYGLVERNTLGYHPHRGLWQDIGTLESYLRANLDTPAVPDRLGAILEHALGMRPHRIAPDARIASDASITHSVIGSGCVIGKGCRVQRSVLLPGTVVEAGTVVEDSVADQYGATLVKPKPAARNIIMEQNQ from the coding sequence ATGAAAGCCTTTGTTCTTGCGGCCGGTTTCGGCACGCGCCTCCGCCCCCTTACCGAACATCTGCCGAAACCGCTGGTACCGGTGATGAACATCCCGGGCCTCTTCTACACATTCGCGCTCCTTAAGCAGGCAGGCATCACCGAGATCATCTGCAATATCCACCACCATGCCGAGCAGATACGGCGCTTCATCGAAGAGAGCCGCCTGCCGGGCCTCTGCATCACCTTTTCGGAAGAACCCTCGATACTGGGCACTGGCGGAGGACTGAAGCGGTGCGAACCCCTGCTGAAGGGCGGGGACTTCCTGCTCGTCAACAGCGACATCATCACCGACATCGATTTCCGGGCGCTCATCGAACAGCACCGCCGCTCGCAGAGAGCAGGGACGCTCTGCCTGTATGAAACTCCCGAGGCCGCATCAATCGGCATGGTTGGCATAGAGGGCGAGCTCGTCAGGGACTTCGCCGGCCGGCGCGGCACCGGCATTGAATCATCATTCATCTACACCGGAAGCGCCGTCTTCAGCCCTGAAATCTTCCGCCACCTCGAGACCGGTTTTTCCAGCATCGTCGAAACAGGGTTCTACGGCCTCGTCGAGCGCAACACGCTCGGATACCACCCGCACCGGGGCCTCTGGCAGGACATCGGCACCCTTGAGAGCTACCTTCGGGCGAACCTCGATACCCCGGCCGTTCCGGACCGCCTCGGCGCCATCTTAGAGCATGCGCTGGGCATGCGGCCGCACCGGATCGCACCCGATGCCCGGATCGCATCCGATGCATCCATCACGCACTCCGTCATCGGAAGCGGGTGCGTCATCGGCAAGGGGTGCCGGGTCCAACGCTCCGTCCTTCTGCCCGGCACGGTGGTGGAAGCGGGCACAGTGGTGGAGGATTCGGTTGCCGACCAGTACGGAGCAACCCTCGTCAAACCAAAACCTGCAGCCCGGAACATCATCATGGAGCAGAATCAATGA
- a CDS encoding sodium:solute symporter encodes MQPLDITIVVVFLLGNTIFGLWQGRSNRSTGDYFLGSHRLPWVVAMLSIVATETSVLTFVSVPGLAYRGDWSFLQLPLGYIAGRILVSALLLPMYFREGVTSIYESIGTRYGRGMQRLASVVFLVTRILGDGVRFLATAVVVEVVTGWSMPLSVLIIGAVTLIYTISGGLKAVAWLDSFQFALYLLGGIITIVFIGLHIDGGIPAALQTLGAEGKLQMFNFDRNILLDPMAFGGAFIGGMFLSLASHGVDHMMVQRVLACSSLGAARKALIGSGFFVFLQFAVFLLAGSLMFVFTGGAPREQDREFATFIVQSLPPGLKGLLLAGILSAAMSTIASSINSLASSTVTDIMGGNASLRTSRIISLGWAGVLIAIALAFNEGDKAIIMVGLKIASYTYGGLLGLFLLSTGRCSFHPSSLAAGLVAGMGTVFALDAAGLAWTWYILLSAAVNILIVHAADAFRRESSGSRENTPRE; translated from the coding sequence ATGCAGCCCCTTGACATCACAATCGTCGTCGTCTTTCTTCTCGGCAACACCATCTTCGGTCTCTGGCAGGGAAGAAGCAACCGGAGCACCGGCGACTACTTTCTCGGCAGCCACCGTCTTCCGTGGGTGGTGGCCATGCTCTCCATCGTCGCCACTGAAACCTCGGTACTTACCTTCGTCAGTGTTCCGGGACTTGCCTACCGCGGCGACTGGTCGTTCCTGCAGCTCCCGCTCGGCTACATCGCCGGCAGGATCCTCGTCAGCGCCCTGCTCCTGCCGATGTATTTCCGAGAAGGGGTAACATCCATCTATGAGAGCATCGGAACCCGCTACGGCCGGGGCATGCAGCGCCTCGCCTCCGTGGTTTTTCTCGTAACACGCATCCTTGGCGACGGCGTGCGCTTCCTTGCCACCGCGGTGGTGGTGGAAGTCGTGACCGGCTGGAGCATGCCGCTCTCGGTGCTGATCATCGGCGCCGTCACCCTCATCTACACCATTTCGGGTGGGCTGAAGGCAGTCGCCTGGCTCGACAGCTTCCAGTTTGCCCTCTACCTGCTCGGCGGCATCATCACCATCGTCTTCATAGGCCTCCACATCGACGGAGGCATCCCCGCAGCGCTCCAGACGCTTGGCGCTGAAGGGAAGCTGCAGATGTTCAACTTCGACCGAAACATCCTCCTTGATCCCATGGCGTTCGGCGGCGCATTCATCGGTGGCATGTTCCTTTCGCTCGCTTCGCACGGAGTCGACCACATGATGGTGCAGCGCGTTCTTGCCTGCAGCAGCCTCGGTGCAGCCCGAAAAGCCCTCATCGGCAGCGGATTCTTCGTGTTCCTCCAGTTCGCCGTGTTCCTTCTTGCCGGCTCGCTCATGTTCGTTTTCACTGGCGGCGCGCCGCGGGAGCAGGACCGGGAGTTCGCAACGTTCATCGTCCAGAGCCTCCCCCCGGGCCTCAAGGGGCTCCTGCTTGCCGGCATCCTCTCAGCCGCCATGTCGACCATTGCATCCTCCATCAACTCCCTGGCATCCTCCACCGTCACCGACATCATGGGAGGGAATGCCTCGCTCCGGACATCACGCATCATAAGCCTCGGATGGGCAGGGGTGCTCATCGCCATCGCGCTCGCCTTCAATGAGGGCGACAAGGCGATCATCATGGTCGGGCTGAAAATCGCATCCTACACTTACGGAGGGCTGCTGGGGCTCTTCCTCCTCTCGACCGGCCGCTGCAGCTTCCACCCCTCGAGCCTTGCCGCAGGCCTCGTTGCCGGCATGGGCACCGTCTTCGCCCTTGACGCCGCAGGGCTCGCCTGGACCTGGTACATTCTGCTCTCGGCCGCCGTCAACATCCTCATTGTCCACGCAGCCGACGCTTTCCGTCGGGAGAGCTCGGGCAGCAGAGAAAACACCCCCCGAGAGTAA
- a CDS encoding TolC family protein: MKVSKALAAFLVAASLSTPSGAEAAAKTLKLSLKEAISMARENNSTIKAARSRVDQAEGRIVQSRKSYLPTVTLSENFVRTNDPLNVFGIKLMQTNVVAGDLFNMNTMAVSDKLNEADPISDFNTSLQLMQPIFNRDGAIGRGMARKAKVAEQYMTARTEETIELYVSKAYYGMMLALRNITAIDQSIATMQRHSSEAGRAFNAGMLPKSDKLSTDVRLAELREQKLMLQDGVKEAKDALRVLLNLEADVNIEPTGTFAVDAALPSLKASSTRSDLMAMETYRQLAEEQGEMASAARLPRLNAFARTDHHTADFDKDGSSWMVGLNMQWQIFDGMAVSGKVQEAKAREREARYSYEAAKSNSAAEVAKALRSMKTAKERIAVAGQSLDGAKVSLDYIGEQYRTGKAMTFELLMREGAYTYAKMRLNQAKYDYAVAKSELAYYGAK, translated from the coding sequence ATGAAGGTATCCAAGGCGCTCGCCGCTTTTCTGGTTGCGGCATCTCTTTCAACCCCTTCCGGGGCGGAGGCTGCGGCAAAGACGCTGAAACTTTCCCTCAAGGAGGCCATCTCGATGGCCCGCGAGAACAACTCCACCATCAAGGCGGCCCGGAGCCGCGTGGACCAGGCCGAAGGGCGGATCGTGCAGAGCCGCAAATCCTACCTGCCAACCGTTACCCTTTCTGAAAACTTCGTACGCACCAACGATCCGCTCAATGTGTTCGGCATCAAGCTCATGCAGACAAATGTTGTTGCAGGTGATTTGTTCAATATGAATACAATGGCGGTGAGCGATAAGCTCAACGAGGCCGATCCCATCAGCGACTTCAACACATCGCTGCAGCTCATGCAGCCGATTTTCAACCGTGATGGCGCAATCGGTCGCGGCATGGCCAGGAAGGCCAAGGTCGCCGAGCAGTACATGACCGCGCGTACTGAAGAAACTATTGAGCTCTACGTCAGCAAGGCCTATTACGGCATGATGCTGGCCCTGCGCAATATCACGGCCATCGACCAGTCGATCGCCACCATGCAGCGCCACAGCAGCGAAGCCGGCAGGGCATTCAATGCCGGCATGCTTCCCAAGTCCGACAAGCTCTCCACCGATGTCCGCCTGGCTGAGCTCCGCGAGCAGAAGCTGATGCTTCAGGACGGCGTGAAGGAGGCCAAAGACGCCCTTCGCGTCCTGCTCAACCTTGAGGCCGATGTCAATATCGAGCCGACCGGCACCTTCGCTGTGGATGCTGCGCTTCCCTCTCTCAAGGCATCTTCTACCCGTTCCGATCTCATGGCGATGGAGACCTACCGTCAGCTTGCTGAAGAGCAGGGCGAGATGGCCAGCGCCGCCCGCCTCCCCCGCCTCAACGCATTCGCCCGCACCGATCACCATACCGCCGACTTCGACAAGGACGGCTCGAGCTGGATGGTCGGCCTGAACATGCAGTGGCAGATATTCGATGGCATGGCTGTTTCCGGCAAGGTGCAGGAGGCCAAGGCCCGCGAACGTGAGGCCCGCTATAGTTACGAGGCTGCCAAGAGCAACAGTGCTGCCGAGGTTGCAAAGGCCCTCCGCTCGATGAAGACCGCAAAAGAGCGGATCGCGGTCGCTGGCCAGTCGCTTGACGGGGCAAAGGTAAGCCTTGACTACATCGGCGAGCAGTACCGCACCGGCAAGGCCATGACCTTCGAGCTTCTTATGCGTGAGGGTGCATATACCTACGCCAAGATGAGGCTGAACCAGGCGAAATACGACTACGCTGTAGCGAAAAGCGAACTGGCTTATTACGGGGCGAAATAA
- a CDS encoding PAS domain S-box protein — MIGSLNVASHTISQVPGFARKALETVTAHIGAAIIQARHEEEIATAKTNFEVLFDTIDDFLFIVDMDGLVIHTNETVRQRLGYSTDELQGCHVLHFHPEEQRKEAEANITAMLKGTGDACLVPLRTKSGELIPVETRVTPGTWNSRPVLFGTSRDMSERMRAEETLMESERRFRELTEFLPLPLFEINRQGMVTYSNNKSTEVFGYTKEEFADNFPVARFTVAEERDRALLNMSQMLAGQRPANSTEYGATKKDGSRIPMLLYSSPIMQEGVIKGIRGIAIDLTDLKQAEDALRNIAIQQRLVSEFQALIDNIPGAVYRINREGKTVILSMVDDFQNEFSKERFEAELFNEPSIIHPDDLEAVLGSNRTIGESGTSETLTYRIISASGTVRWIEDRRTPAFGEDGTFNGIDGILFDITERVRIQEDKRELESRLRNTQRLETIGTLAGGIAHDFNNILTPVLGYAEMGALEVPVENHLRDYFREIVQAAERAKNLVSQILTFSRAQESEATAVNMQSIITEALKLLRPSIPSTITIKRNLDQKCGNILADPSQIHQVIVNLCTNAFQAMEQSGGTLSLELGEIAPGSERLKMFPRLEQLNCIHLSITDTGSGMDEATMERIFEPFFTTKSVNKGTGLGLSVVHGIITSYNGEITVESQPGIGATFHVYLPVINEEIHEEPMQEPMSGGIGRILFVDDEVATVKLMQEMIPKLGFSIACFNSPHNALEAYSKEPDRFDLLLTDLTMPEMTGIELARNIHKLNPSIPVILLTGYGKDIELTSPLNRYGITKFLKKPVQRSELGAAINEVISANKPQ; from the coding sequence GTGATCGGCAGCCTCAACGTTGCATCGCACACCATCAGCCAGGTCCCCGGGTTTGCGCGCAAGGCGCTTGAAACCGTGACCGCCCATATCGGCGCGGCAATCATTCAGGCCCGGCATGAAGAGGAAATCGCGACAGCAAAGACCAATTTCGAGGTACTCTTCGACACCATTGACGACTTCCTCTTCATCGTCGACATGGATGGTCTGGTCATCCACACCAACGAAACGGTCCGCCAGCGGCTGGGCTATTCGACCGACGAACTGCAGGGCTGCCATGTGCTCCACTTCCACCCCGAGGAACAGCGGAAAGAGGCCGAAGCCAACATCACGGCGATGCTCAAGGGAACAGGGGATGCATGCCTCGTGCCGCTGCGAACCAAAAGCGGCGAGCTCATTCCGGTTGAGACACGGGTGACGCCCGGCACATGGAACAGCCGCCCGGTGCTCTTCGGCACCAGCCGCGACATGTCCGAACGGATGCGGGCAGAAGAGACCCTCATGGAAAGCGAACGACGCTTCCGGGAGCTGACCGAGTTCCTGCCGCTGCCCCTCTTCGAGATCAACCGGCAGGGCATGGTGACTTACAGCAACAACAAGTCAACGGAAGTGTTCGGCTACACCAAGGAGGAGTTTGCCGACAACTTCCCTGTCGCACGCTTCACCGTGGCAGAAGAACGCGACCGGGCGTTGCTGAACATGAGCCAGATGCTGGCGGGGCAGCGGCCGGCAAACAGCACCGAATACGGAGCAACAAAAAAAGACGGCAGCAGGATCCCGATGCTGCTCTACAGCTCGCCGATCATGCAGGAGGGCGTAATCAAGGGAATACGCGGCATCGCCATCGATCTTACCGACCTGAAACAGGCCGAGGACGCGTTGCGCAACATCGCAATTCAGCAACGTCTGGTCAGCGAGTTCCAGGCACTTATCGACAACATCCCGGGCGCGGTCTACCGCATCAACCGGGAGGGAAAAACCGTCATTCTCTCGATGGTTGACGACTTCCAGAACGAATTCTCAAAAGAGCGGTTCGAGGCAGAGCTGTTCAACGAGCCCTCCATCATCCACCCCGACGACCTGGAAGCCGTTCTCGGATCGAATCGAACCATCGGAGAATCCGGCACCTCAGAAACCCTCACATACAGGATCATCTCCGCCAGCGGCACCGTTCGATGGATCGAGGACCGCCGCACGCCGGCATTCGGGGAAGACGGCACATTCAACGGCATCGACGGCATCCTGTTCGACATCACCGAACGGGTCCGGATACAGGAGGACAAGCGGGAGCTTGAGTCAAGGCTCCGCAACACCCAGCGCCTCGAAACCATCGGCACCCTGGCTGGTGGCATCGCGCACGACTTCAACAATATCCTCACCCCGGTGCTCGGATACGCCGAGATGGGGGCGCTTGAGGTTCCGGTGGAGAACCACCTGCGGGATTATTTCAGGGAAATCGTTCAGGCTGCCGAGCGGGCAAAGAACCTTGTGTCGCAAATCCTGACATTCAGCCGGGCCCAGGAGAGCGAAGCGACAGCGGTCAACATGCAGTCCATCATCACCGAAGCCCTCAAACTCCTCCGGCCCTCCATTCCCAGCACCATCACCATTAAGAGGAATCTCGACCAGAAATGCGGAAACATTCTGGCAGATCCGTCGCAGATCCATCAGGTAATCGTCAACCTCTGCACCAACGCCTTCCAGGCGATGGAACAGTCGGGCGGCACCCTTTCCCTTGAACTCGGCGAGATTGCTCCCGGGAGCGAACGACTGAAAATGTTCCCCCGCCTGGAACAGTTGAACTGCATCCACCTCTCCATTACCGATACCGGGTCAGGCATGGACGAAGCCACGATGGAGCGCATCTTTGAGCCCTTCTTCACCACGAAATCGGTCAACAAGGGCACCGGGCTCGGCCTGTCGGTCGTGCACGGCATCATCACGAGCTACAATGGCGAAATCACCGTTGAAAGCCAGCCCGGAATCGGAGCCACCTTCCACGTCTACCTGCCGGTCATCAACGAGGAGATCCATGAGGAGCCGATGCAGGAACCCATGTCGGGCGGAATCGGGCGCATCCTCTTCGTCGATGACGAAGTGGCGACCGTCAAGCTGATGCAGGAGATGATCCCGAAACTCGGTTTCAGCATCGCATGCTTCAACTCCCCCCACAACGCCCTCGAGGCATACAGCAAAGAGCCTGACCGGTTCGATCTGCTGTTGACCGACCTGACCATGCCGGAGATGACCGGCATCGAGCTGGCACGAAACATCCACAAGCTCAATCCCTCAATTCCTGTCATACTCCTGACAGGTTACGGCAAGGACATCGAACTCACCTCGCCGCTCAACCGCTACGGCATCACGAAGTTCCTGAAAAAACCGGTCCAGCGAAGCGAACTCGGAGCAGCAATCAATGAAGTCATTTCAGCAAATAAGCCCCAATGA
- a CDS encoding DUF1997 domain-containing protein, with protein sequence MEVVGKSKAKIVIESCLRDSSTYFSDHERIIRCNPYCTHVVHMPEDGMYKWVFQVKDPRNNPIVAVFFVRQIEEDGNFPSPHAGEAPGGMTGRCIRWVSADSPEGEEFPEEANTFVGRTDSKICLYHLAEGRTEVHFETDIVIDFELSFPLNMMPEGILKFMTEAVMSQIMQQATESMLAQVQSDICCSDAELEAGGGRV encoded by the coding sequence ATGGAGGTAGTCGGCAAAAGCAAGGCGAAGATCGTCATCGAGTCCTGCCTCAGGGACTCGTCGACATATTTTTCAGACCATGAGCGCATCATCCGCTGCAACCCCTACTGCACCCATGTGGTGCACATGCCGGAAGATGGTATGTACAAGTGGGTGTTTCAGGTCAAAGACCCGCGCAACAACCCCATCGTTGCGGTGTTTTTCGTTCGTCAGATCGAGGAGGACGGCAACTTCCCCTCTCCGCATGCCGGCGAGGCGCCGGGCGGCATGACCGGCCGATGCATACGCTGGGTGAGCGCGGACAGTCCTGAGGGGGAGGAGTTCCCCGAAGAGGCGAATACGTTCGTCGGGCGTACCGATTCGAAAATCTGCCTGTACCACCTCGCCGAGGGCCGTACCGAAGTACACTTCGAAACCGACATTGTCATCGACTTTGAACTTTCGTTCCCTCTTAACATGATGCCCGAGGGGATCCTGAAGTTCATGACCGAGGCCGTCATGTCGCAGATCATGCAGCAGGCTACCGAAAGCATGCTCGCTCAGGTGCAGTCGGATATCTGCTGCAGCGATGCCGAGCTTGAAGCCGGAGGCGGCCGGGTCTGA
- a CDS encoding PAS domain-containing protein: MEHAHEQLRRENERLRMELKLLRAQTCDGNACQTLEMAAEASRTGTWDWNIATGELRVDERWAEMIGFTLSELGHFTLDAWHERCHPNDLEQSERVLQEYFEGKRPLYEVELRMLHRNGRWVWVVARGKVFERDCEGRPIRMVGSHHDITERKAAEEALTRNIGFERLITALSNRFISLGFEEIDGMIMSILQLIGEFVGADRSYVFQFSDDLQLMDNTHEWCAEGTEPQIDALKGLPTDIFPWWMERINRNESILLPRIEELPLEASAERDILEAQDIKSLIVIPLTSGAIPFGYIGFDTVHREMEWQPDTVSILKFAGGIIANALQRQRAEQCIQAELDLAIKLNTSTSFQETLAFSLHAAMSVSGMDCGGVYLVNKNEKTITLAYHEGLPDAFAREAACYPFDSENARIIQEGKPIYQQFSRLLSTEKRRSVPKTSRPSPSSRSFTRER; encoded by the coding sequence ATGGAACATGCACACGAACAATTGAGACGCGAGAACGAACGCCTGCGGATGGAGCTCAAGCTCCTGCGGGCCCAGACCTGCGACGGAAACGCCTGCCAGACGCTTGAAATGGCCGCTGAAGCCAGCCGGACAGGGACCTGGGACTGGAACATCGCCACGGGGGAGCTGAGGGTCGACGAGCGGTGGGCGGAGATGATCGGATTCACTCTCTCGGAGCTCGGCCACTTCACCCTCGACGCCTGGCACGAACGCTGCCACCCGAACGATCTCGAGCAGTCGGAGCGGGTGCTTCAGGAATACTTTGAAGGCAAACGCCCGCTTTATGAGGTTGAGCTCCGCATGCTCCACCGTAACGGCCGCTGGGTATGGGTCGTGGCACGCGGCAAAGTGTTCGAGCGCGACTGTGAGGGCAGGCCGATCCGGATGGTCGGCTCACACCACGACATCACCGAACGGAAAGCCGCCGAAGAAGCCCTCACCCGGAACATCGGGTTCGAGCGGCTGATCACCGCCCTGTCGAACCGCTTCATCAGCCTCGGTTTTGAGGAAATCGACGGCATGATCATGAGCATCCTCCAGCTCATCGGTGAGTTTGTCGGCGCTGATAGAAGCTATGTCTTTCAGTTCAGCGACGACCTGCAGCTCATGGACAACACCCACGAGTGGTGCGCTGAGGGTACCGAACCGCAGATTGATGCACTGAAGGGCCTGCCGACCGACATCTTCCCCTGGTGGATGGAGCGCATCAACCGCAATGAGTCCATCCTCCTGCCCCGGATCGAAGAGCTGCCTCTGGAGGCCTCGGCCGAACGGGATATCCTCGAAGCGCAGGACATCAAGTCCCTGATCGTTATTCCGCTTACTTCCGGGGCGATCCCGTTCGGCTACATCGGCTTCGACACCGTACACCGCGAAATGGAGTGGCAGCCGGACACCGTCTCCATCCTCAAGTTCGCAGGCGGCATCATCGCCAATGCCCTCCAGCGCCAGCGTGCCGAGCAGTGCATCCAGGCCGAGCTCGACCTTGCCATCAAGCTCAACACCTCAACCTCGTTCCAGGAGACCCTCGCATTCTCTCTCCATGCGGCCATGTCGGTCTCAGGCATGGACTGCGGCGGCGTCTACCTGGTCAACAAGAACGAAAAGACCATCACCCTCGCTTACCATGAAGGACTCCCGGACGCGTTCGCCCGTGAAGCCGCATGCTACCCCTTCGATTCAGAGAACGCCCGGATCATCCAGGAGGGAAAACCGATATACCAGCAGTTCAGCAGGCTCCTGAGTACGGAAAAAAGGAGATCGGTGCCGAAAACCTCCAGGCCATCGCCATCATCCCGATCATTTACAAGGGAGAGGTGA